The Manis javanica isolate MJ-LG chromosome 6, MJ_LKY, whole genome shotgun sequence genome contains a region encoding:
- the TLCD5 gene encoding TLC domain-containing protein 5 isoform X1 — protein sequence MALALCLQVLCSLGGWLSLYISFCHLNKQRSYEWSCRLVTFTHGILSVGLSAYIGFIDGPWPFTHPGSPNTPLQVHVLCLTLGYFIFDLGWCIYFQSEGALMLAHHTLSILGIIVALVLGESGTEVNAVLFGSEITNPLLQMRWFLRETGHYHSFTGDAVDFLFVALFTGVRIGIGACLLFCEMVSPKPKWFVKAGGVVMYAVSWCFMFSIWRFAWRKSSKKYHAWRSRRSEERQLKHNGHLKTH from the exons ATGGCATTAGCTCTGTGTCTGCAGGTGCTGTGCAGCCTGGGGGGCTGGCTTTCACTCTACATTTCTTTCTGCCACCTGAATAAGCAACGGAGCTATGAGTGGAGCTGCCGGCTGGTCACGTTCACCCACGGAATCCTCTCTGTAGGCCTCTCAGCTTACATTGGCTTCATTGATGGCCCTTGGCCTTTTACCCACCCAG GCTCCCCCAATACACCTCTCCAAGTGCACGTTCTCTGTCTCACGTTGGGCTACTTCATCTTCGACTTGGGCTGGTGCATCTACTTCCAGTCTGAGGGTGCCCTAATGCTGGCTCACCACACACTGAGTATCTTGGGCATCATCGTGGCCCTGGTGCTTGGAGAATCAGGCACAGAGGTCAATGCAGTCCTCTTTGGAAGCGAGATCACCAACCCATTGCTCCAGATGCGCTGGTTTCTCCGTGAAACAGGGCACTACCACAGTTTCACTGGAGATGCGGTGGACTTCCTCTTTGTGGCTCTGTTTACGGGAGTGAGGATTGGCATAGGAGCTTGCctccttttctgtgaaatggtCTCGCCCAAGCCCAAGTGGTTTGTGAAGGCTGGGGGAGTAGTGATGTATGCTGTATCTTGGTGTTTTATGTTTAGCATCTGGCGTTTTGCCTGGAGGAAAAGCAGCAAGAAGTACCACGCCTGGAGAAGCAGGCGCAGTGAGGAGCGGCAGCTAAAACATAACGGACATCTCAAGACGCACTAG
- the TLCD5 gene encoding TLC domain-containing protein 5 isoform X2 — MLAHHTLSILGIIVALVLGESGTEVNAVLFGSEITNPLLQMRWFLRETGHYHSFTGDAVDFLFVALFTGVRIGIGACLLFCEMVSPKPKWFVKAGGVVMYAVSWCFMFSIWRFAWRKSSKKYHAWRSRRSEERQLKHNGHLKTH; from the coding sequence ATGCTGGCTCACCACACACTGAGTATCTTGGGCATCATCGTGGCCCTGGTGCTTGGAGAATCAGGCACAGAGGTCAATGCAGTCCTCTTTGGAAGCGAGATCACCAACCCATTGCTCCAGATGCGCTGGTTTCTCCGTGAAACAGGGCACTACCACAGTTTCACTGGAGATGCGGTGGACTTCCTCTTTGTGGCTCTGTTTACGGGAGTGAGGATTGGCATAGGAGCTTGCctccttttctgtgaaatggtCTCGCCCAAGCCCAAGTGGTTTGTGAAGGCTGGGGGAGTAGTGATGTATGCTGTATCTTGGTGTTTTATGTTTAGCATCTGGCGTTTTGCCTGGAGGAAAAGCAGCAAGAAGTACCACGCCTGGAGAAGCAGGCGCAGTGAGGAGCGGCAGCTAAAACATAACGGACATCTCAAGACGCACTAG